DNA from Polaribacter sp. NJDZ03:
TAAAAGGCCATTTACATTTCTATTACATATAGATTGTAAAACAACAGAAAACAAAAAAGCTCTTGAAAATTTCAAGAGCTTTTTAATATTAAATATCGTATTTATTTACAACTTTAAAGAAAGTCCAAATATTATTTGATTCGTTCTGTTATCTACGGTAAAATTAGAAATATTATTAGCAAATTTAGCCTCGTTACTAGACAAGCCTCTTTCCCAACGTACATCTATACCAATATTACCAAACTCTACTCCTGCTCCCATTTGAAGCCCTAAAGAGAATTTATCAAAATCATCTGACGTTATGTTTCTATAATTAATTTCATCATCTAAAATGTACTGAAAAGAAGGACCAATAAAAACATTTGCAAAACCTAAAAATTTATGACCTAATAAAACAGGTACATCTAGTTTTTTAAAAGAATAATCCTCTGAACCACTTTGTTGTTCAAATTCTGTTTTAACCTGTGTATAAACAATTTCTGGTCTTATATATAAACCATTATCAGTAAGATTACCTCTAAACCACAAACCTGCATGAAAGCCTGTTTTAGCAGTAGCTCCATCTACAATATCATCCGTAGAGTTTTTAAAGGAGTCTTCTCCAGCATTATTATAATTTACACCTGCTTTTAAACCAAAATCAACTTGAGCATTTGACACTTGAGTATATCCAAAAGCCAAACAAAAAATTAAAATTACTTTTTTCATCATTTATTATTTTAGGTTACTATTTAAGATCTTTAAAGTATAACGTATTTATTTTCTAGAAATTACTTTTTTAGCAGCTTCCACAACAGATACTGCATTTAAACCGTATTTTTCCATTAATTGTGCAGGTGTACCAGATTCTCCAAAAGTATCTTTTGTACCTACAAATTCTTGTGGTGTAGGAGTGTTTAAAGACAATGTTCTAGCAACACTTTCTCCTAAACCGCCAATAATATTATGTTCTTCTGCAGTTACAATACAACCTGTTTTAGCAACAGATTTTAAAATTATCTCTTCATCTAAAGGTTTAATGGTATGTATGTTTATTACTTCTGCAGATATTCCTTGTGCTTCTAATTGTTCTGAAGCTTGCAAAGCTTCCCATACTAAATGACCGGTAGCAACAATAGTAACATCTGTACCTTCTGTTAATTGAATTCCTTTACCTATTTCAAATTTTTCATCTTTGTAATCTGGCATAAAAATAGGCACAACTGGGCGACCAAAACGTAGGTAAACAGGACCTTCATGTTCTGCAATAGCAATTGTAGCTGCTTTGGTTTGGTTATAATCACACGTGTTAATTACTGTCATTCCTGGCAACATTTTCATTAAACCAATATCTTCTAATATTTGGTGTGTTGCTCCATCCTCTCCTAAGGTTAGACCTGCATGAGATGCACAAATTTTTACATTTTTATCTGAATATGCAATCGATTGACGAATTTGATCATACACTCTACCAGTAGAAAAGTTAGCAAACGTACCCGTAAAAGGAATTTTACCTCCAATTGTTAAACCAGCAGCAATACTTATCATGTTTGCTTCTGCAATACCAATCTGGAAAAATCTTTCAGGGTTTTCTTTAATAAATTGATCCATTTTTAAAGAACCAATTAAATCTGCACATAAGGCAACTACGTTAGGGTTTGTTCTACCTAACTCTGTTAAACCATCTCCAAAACCTGAACGAGTGTCTTTCTTTTCTGTGTACGTGTATTTTTTCATTATAATTGTGTTGTATTGTGTTGTAAAATTTGCGTAAAAATAAACTTTTATTTTGCTTTAGAGAAGAGAAAACAGATAATAGGCAAAGACTTTTAAAATATTACAAGCAAGCTTTATAAAAGCCTCTCTAAAAGAGTTGAAATTTGGTTTATAATTTTAGTTAACTAACTAGTTATCAATTTTAAAAAACTAATATAAAAAAGTATGGACACAAAAAAACTCTTATTTCTAAGAAGCTTTGTTTTTGGGTGGAAGACGGGACTCCTTTCGTCACTGCTCAAGATAAGCTTCTCGTCCCTACTTAATTTCTAAAAAAACTTTAGGTACAAAAAAAGCTTCTTATTTCTAAGAAGCTTTGTTTTTTGGGTGGAAGACGGGACTCGAACCCGCGACACTCGGTACCACAAACCGATACTCTAACCAACTGAGCTACAACCACCATATAATTGCGGCTGCAAATATATATCTTTTTTCTAATTCAACAAAATAAAATATTAAATTAATTTACTTAAATTTTCAACAGCCACATAACGCTCTGTAGTATAACCTTCTGCAGATTCTACTCCAATCAATCTTCCTAGATCTTTTGCTCTATAATCTACACTATCTGTAAAATTCTTACTTGTAATTGGTGTTTCTGGCTCATTACTTGTCGGATCATAGAATTGAGAAGTATATGCTAACACAGATTTCTTCTTAATATCCATAAATCCGGTAACGTCCATTACAAAATCTGGTGTTACATTTTTCCATTGTATATAATGATACACTAATTTGGGTCTCCATCTTTCTTGCAACTCTCCTTCTACTTCTGTTTCAATTTTTACTAAACCACTTAAAAAGCAAGCGTCAGAAACTAAATTACTTCCTTTTGGATGGTCTATATGACGATCATCAATAGCATTACATAAAACAATATCTGGTTGGTACTTTCGTATCATTTTAATAATGGCTAATTGATGCTTTTTATCATTTGTAAAAAAACCATCAGAAAACCTTAGGTTTTCACGCACAGAAACCCCTAAAATATCTGCCGAATTAGCAGCTTCAATATCTCGTAAATCTGCAGATCCTCGAGTACCTAATTCACCTCTTGTAAGATCTACAATCCCTACCTTTTTCCCTAAGGAAACTTCTTTTGCTATGGTTGCTCCACAACCCAATTCCACATCATCTGGATGGGCTCCAAAAGCCAAAATATCTAATTTCATATATAATGTACTTATTAAAATAAATTAATGTTTTATCAGTTTTTGTTCTAAAAACTGTCCGATTGCCTTAAAAATAGACAACAAATTCATCCTTTTATTAATTATTCTATAACAAAAAAATAAATTGAATCATCAAAAATAATCAATTTTTAAAGAAACGTAACAAGAAATTATTTCTATTACGTTTTCGTATTTAATTTTATATAAAGCTCACTTCTTTTTGTTAGGATTATCATAAAAGTTAACGCCAGCTTAGAGGTATGATATATGTCATAAAACAAACTCTATAATGTGAGTAATTTTACAGTATAGAAAAACAATAATATAAACGTCAATAAATTGGCAATTGTAATACACATTAATTAATAAATATAAAATTAAATTATGGAAACTAACAGAAACATGGAAACTTACGGTCTGAAGAACGTAACTGTAAATTGGAACTTATCTCCTGCTGAACTTCAAAAAATTACTATTGAAAAAGGAATGGGTAAAGAAACTAAAAATGGAACTTTAGCTGTTAATACTGGTAAATTTACTGGTAGATCTCCTCAAGATAGATTTATTGTAAAAGATGCTTATACAACAGATAAAGTTTGGTGGGGAAAAACCAACAAACCAGTTTCTCAAGAAAACTTCGATAAATTAAAAGCAAACGTAGTAGATTACTTATCTAACAGAGAATTATACGTAAGAGATGGTTCTGTTTGTGCAGACCCAACTTATAAAACAGATATTAGAACAGTAACAGAATTTCCTTGGTCTAGTTCATTTGTATTTAATATGTTCTTAAGACCTTCTGAAGAAGAATTAGCTAATTTTAGTGAAGAGTGGTTAGTTTTATGTGCTCCTGGTTATGTTTGTGATGATCCTAAAGCATACGGAATTCGTCAAGGAAACTTTTCTATCATTAACTTTACAGATAAAATTGCTTTAATTGGTGGTTCTGCTTATACAGGAGAAATTAAAAAAGGTATTTTCTCTGCCTTAAACTTAGTGTTACCAATAGAAAAAAATGTATTACCAATGCACTGTTCTGCAAACGTTGGGGAAGATGGAGATACTGCAATTTTCTTTGGATTATCTGGTACAGGAAAAACAACTTTATCTGCAGATCCTAACAGAAAATTAATTGGTGATGATGAGCATGGTTGGACAGCTGAAAACAACATTTTTAACTTTGAAGGTGGTTGTTATGCTAAAGTAATTGATTTATCTGAAGAAAAAGAACCAGATATTTTTAGAGCGATTAAGCCAGGTGCTTTATTAGAAAATGTAGTATTTGATAAACAAGGAGATGTAGATTATATGGATAGCACAATTACACAAAATACACGTGTAAGTTACCCAATTTATCACATAGATAATATTGCAAAACCTTCTTATGCAGGTAACCCTAAAAATATTTTCTTTTTAACTGCAGATGCTTTTGGTGTATTGCCTCCAGTTTCTAAATTAACTCCTGGTCAGGCTGCATACCACTTTATCTCTGGTTATACTGCAAAAGTAGCAGGAACAGAAGCAGGAATTACAGAGCCTGTACCATCATTCTCTGCTTGTTTTGGTGAACCTTTTATGCCATTACACCCAACAAAATATGCTGAAATGTTAAGTAAAAAAATGACAGAAGCAGGTGTAAATGTTTGGTTAATTAACACAGGTTGGTCTGGAGGTCCTTACGGAACTGGTTCTCGTATTAAATTAAAATACACTAGAGCAATGATTACTGAAATCTTAAACGGAAGTTTAGATAATATCGAATTTGAACAACACCCTATTTTCGGATTATTTATGCCAAAATACTGTCCTAATGTTCCTACCGAAATGTTAAACCCAATGAATACTTGGATAAACAAAGGTGCTTACATTAGTAAAGCAATTCATTTAGCACATTTCTTCCACTTAAACTTTGAGAAATTTGCAAACGAAGCATCAGAACACATCATTGAAGGTGGTCCATTAATTGATGAACACCACAAATTAGATCACATGTAAAATTCTAACAAATTTTCATTTTAAAAAGCAAAGAGTTTTTAACTCTTTGCTTTTTTTATGGCTTGTAAAATATCCTCAATTAAATCTTCTACTTCTTCTATCCCCACAGAAAAACGAATTAAACCGTCCTTAATTCCTCTTGCCAAACGCTCTTCTTCACTCAATAAAGCGTGTGTTGTTTGTACCGGACTTACGGTTGTACTTTCTAAACCAGCTAAACTCATAGAAGGTTTTATTAACTGTAAATGATTCTGAAACTTCATAGCATCAATTCCTTCAGATAATTCAAAAGACATCATTGCACCAAAACCTTTCATTTGTTTCTTTGCTAACGCATACTGCGGATGACTTTTTAATCCTGGGTAATAAACAGTATCAATATCTAAATTACTTTCTAAAAATTCTGCCATTTTCTGCGCATTTTTAGTCTGTTCTTTTACACGTAAATTCAATGTTTTTAAACTTCTTTCTAACAACCAAACCGTTTGATCGCTTAAATTCCCGCCAAAATTGATGGCTGTTTTCCAAATTTTCTCAATGTGTTCTTTTGAAGCTGCAATTGCTCCCGCAGAAATATCAGAATGCCCTCCCATGTATTTAGTAGCAGAATGCAACATAATATCAATTCCAAAATCTATCGGATTCTGATTAATAGGTGATGCAAACGTATTATCTATCATGGTTAAAATTCCGTTTTCTTTTGCCAAATCTGCAATTGCTTTCATATCAGTAATCCCTAATAACGGGTTAGATGGTGTTTCTATGTATAAAACCTTGGTATTATCTTTAATTAAAGGTTTAAAATCTGCTACTTTATCAGACTCTGTAAACGAATATTCTATTCCGAATTTATCAAATTCTGATACAATAAAATTATACGTTCCTCCATAAATTACTTGCTGTATAACCACATGATCTCCTTTTTGTAAAAAAGCAAATAATGCCGCAGAAATTGCCGCCATACCAGAACCAAAAATCAAAGCATCTTCCGTTTTTTCTAAAGCTGCAATTTTCTTGTGCAACATTTCCTGATTTGGAGTATTAAAATAACGTGGATATCGTTTTACATCAACGCCATCAAAAGCATAAGATGTAGCAGTATAAATAGGCGAAACCGCTCCTTTAAACTGTTCGTCTTTTACTTCTCCAACATGCACACATGTAGTGTTAATTCCAAATTTCTTAGATTCTTTCATTTCTATCATTATTTTATGATTGCTAATTTAATAATTACTTGTGTAATCCTCTAAAAAAAACAATATCTTCGTTCTATGATATCTGTATTACTTGTTGGAACTGGAAAT
Protein-coding regions in this window:
- the bshB1 gene encoding bacillithiol biosynthesis deacetylase BshB1, which codes for MKLDILAFGAHPDDVELGCGATIAKEVSLGKKVGIVDLTRGELGTRGSADLRDIEAANSADILGVSVRENLRFSDGFFTNDKKHQLAIIKMIRKYQPDIVLCNAIDDRHIDHPKGSNLVSDACFLSGLVKIETEVEGELQERWRPKLVYHYIQWKNVTPDFVMDVTGFMDIKKKSVLAYTSQFYDPTSNEPETPITSKNFTDSVDYRAKDLGRLIGVESAEGYTTERYVAVENLSKLI
- a CDS encoding PLP-dependent aspartate aminotransferase family protein produces the protein MKESKKFGINTTCVHVGEVKDEQFKGAVSPIYTATSYAFDGVDVKRYPRYFNTPNQEMLHKKIAALEKTEDALIFGSGMAAISAALFAFLQKGDHVVIQQVIYGGTYNFIVSEFDKFGIEYSFTESDKVADFKPLIKDNTKVLYIETPSNPLLGITDMKAIADLAKENGILTMIDNTFASPINQNPIDFGIDIMLHSATKYMGGHSDISAGAIAASKEHIEKIWKTAINFGGNLSDQTVWLLERSLKTLNLRVKEQTKNAQKMAEFLESNLDIDTVYYPGLKSHPQYALAKKQMKGFGAMMSFELSEGIDAMKFQNHLQLIKPSMSLAGLESTTVSPVQTTHALLSEEERLARGIKDGLIRFSVGIEEVEDLIEDILQAIKKAKS
- the pckA gene encoding phosphoenolpyruvate carboxykinase (ATP); translated protein: METNRNMETYGLKNVTVNWNLSPAELQKITIEKGMGKETKNGTLAVNTGKFTGRSPQDRFIVKDAYTTDKVWWGKTNKPVSQENFDKLKANVVDYLSNRELYVRDGSVCADPTYKTDIRTVTEFPWSSSFVFNMFLRPSEEELANFSEEWLVLCAPGYVCDDPKAYGIRQGNFSIINFTDKIALIGGSAYTGEIKKGIFSALNLVLPIEKNVLPMHCSANVGEDGDTAIFFGLSGTGKTTLSADPNRKLIGDDEHGWTAENNIFNFEGGCYAKVIDLSEEKEPDIFRAIKPGALLENVVFDKQGDVDYMDSTITQNTRVSYPIYHIDNIAKPSYAGNPKNIFFLTADAFGVLPPVSKLTPGQAAYHFISGYTAKVAGTEAGITEPVPSFSACFGEPFMPLHPTKYAEMLSKKMTEAGVNVWLINTGWSGGPYGTGSRIKLKYTRAMITEILNGSLDNIEFEQHPIFGLFMPKYCPNVPTEMLNPMNTWINKGAYISKAIHLAHFFHLNFEKFANEASEHIIEGGPLIDEHHKLDHM
- a CDS encoding porin family protein; this encodes MKKVILIFCLAFGYTQVSNAQVDFGLKAGVNYNNAGEDSFKNSTDDIVDGATAKTGFHAGLWFRGNLTDNGLYIRPEIVYTQVKTEFEQQSGSEDYSFKKLDVPVLLGHKFLGFANVFIGPSFQYILDDEINYRNITSDDFDKFSLGLQMGAGVEFGNIGIDVRWERGLSSNEAKFANNISNFTVDNRTNQIIFGLSLKL
- a CDS encoding transketolase family protein; this encodes MKKYTYTEKKDTRSGFGDGLTELGRTNPNVVALCADLIGSLKMDQFIKENPERFFQIGIAEANMISIAAGLTIGGKIPFTGTFANFSTGRVYDQIRQSIAYSDKNVKICASHAGLTLGEDGATHQILEDIGLMKMLPGMTVINTCDYNQTKAATIAIAEHEGPVYLRFGRPVVPIFMPDYKDEKFEIGKGIQLTEGTDVTIVATGHLVWEALQASEQLEAQGISAEVINIHTIKPLDEEIILKSVAKTGCIVTAEEHNIIGGLGESVARTLSLNTPTPQEFVGTKDTFGESGTPAQLMEKYGLNAVSVVEAAKKVISRK